The following proteins are co-located in the Apium graveolens cultivar Ventura chromosome 5, ASM990537v1, whole genome shotgun sequence genome:
- the LOC141724048 gene encoding uncharacterized protein LOC141724048, producing MVSLRYPGEKDNIKWLRVLILWLLTAFYIASYMLKVSVDYSDDRASFMHYTAPTTSGDRVFYPKFFLHLVGILVLISTIVTSVYNCLPNSDPWGIYGMGITTGVLSLVYAVAQTFRSDKKNRLVQRVGDQRHEVGLKVCTDTPLGEELSSTRLNWKVKKRSLKVNKRLTRKVKKRSLKVKKRLTRKVKKRSLKVKKRLTRKVKKRSLKVKKRLTQKVKKRSLKVKKRLTRKVKTSQ from the coding sequence ATGGTTTCACTTCGTTATCCGGGTGAGAAGGATAATATCAAGTGGCTGAGAGTTTTAATATTGTGGTTATTGACGGCTTTTTACATTGCGTCATACATGCTGAAAGTTAGTGTGGACTACTCTGACGACCGTGCTTCCTTTATGCACTACACTGCCCCCACAACTTCCGGAGATAGAGTGTTCTATCCCAAATTTTTCCTGCACCTAGTTGGCATTCTTGTTTTAATCTCCACCATAGTCACCTCTGTTTATAACTGTCTTCCTAATAGTGACCCTTGGGGTATCTACGGAATGGGGATTACTACAGGGGTTTTGAGTTTGGTTTATGCTGTTGCTCAAACTTTTCGGTCCGACAAGAAAAATAGGCTTGTTCAAAGGGTTGGAGATCAGAGGCATGAGGTCGGGCTTAAAGTATGCACTGATACCCCCCTCGGGGAAGAACTGTCCTCCACGAGGTTGAACTGGAAGGTGAAGAAGAGGAGCCTGAAGGTAAACAAGAGGCTGACCAGGAAGGTGAAGAAGAGGAGCCTCAAGGTGAAGAAGAGGCTGACTCGGAAGGTGAAGAAGAGGAGCCTCAAGGTGAAGAAGAGGCTGACCAGGAAGGTGAAGAAGAGGAGCCTCAAGGTGAAGAAGAGGCTGACTCAGAAGGTGAAGAAGAGGAGCCTCAAGGTGAAGAAGAGGCTGACCAGGAAGGTGAAGACGAGCCAATAG